One Oryza sativa Japonica Group chromosome 8, ASM3414082v1 DNA window includes the following coding sequences:
- the LOC4345338 gene encoding pyrophosphate--fructose 6-phosphate 1-phosphotransferase subunit alpha, which produces MNADFGAPKDLAGGLQQRRSLYQPTLPPCLQGATVKVEYGDATTTIDPTCANVVAQAFPRTYGQPLVSFVAPPPDAVDKDRAPIRVGVVFSGRQSPGGHNVIWGLHDALKAYNPHSVLYGFVGGTEGLFANKTIEITDDVLASYKNQGGFDLLGRSIDQIRSTKQVNAAMTTCNNLNLDGLVIIGGVTSNSDAAQLAEALVQNNCKTKVVGVPVSLNGDLKNQFVETTVGFDTVCKVNSQLVSNVCLDAISAGKYYYFVRLMGRKASHVAFECALQSHPNMLILAEEVALSKLTLMEVINKICDGVQARAELGKFHGVLLIPEGLIESIPEMYALLQEINILHNNNVPVAEMPSQLSPWAAALFQFLPPFIRRELLLHQESDNSAQLSQIDTEQLLAHLVEAEMIKRTKEGRYKGRKFSSVCHFFGYQARGSVPSNFDCDYAYALGRISLHMIAAGLTGYMATVANLKDPVDKWRCAAAPLTAMMSVKRHLRGPGAIPIGKPAIHPSPIDLKGKAYELLREKASSFLLDDFYRTPGGIQYEGPGCNAKPITLTIENQDYMGDIEILKDCLSKVRTMVKPGCSREVLKAAISSMLSVTDVLTVMSHPLNAELPLYHFN; this is translated from the exons GGCGCAACGGTGAAGGTGGAGTATGgcgacgccaccaccaccatcgacCCAACCTGCGCCAACGTCGTCGCGCAGGCCTTCCCCCGCACCTACGGCCAGCCGCTTGTCAgcttcgtcgcgccgccgcccgacgccgTCGACAAGGACCGCGCCCCGATCAG GGTAGGGGTGGTGTTCTCCGGCAGGCAGTCGCCGGGAGGCCACAACGTGATCTGGGGACTCCACGACGCTCTCAAGGCTTACAATCCTCATAGTGTTCTCTATGGATTCGTCG GTGGCACTGAGGGACTGTTTGCGAACAAGACAATCGAGATCACGGATGATGTTCTTGCTTCATACAAGAACCAAG GTGGTTTTGATTTGCTCGGTAGAAGTATCGATCAGATCCGCAGCACTAAGCAAGTCAATGCTGCAATGACTACATGCAACAACCTCAACTTGGATGGCCTGGTCATCATCGGAG GAGTGACATCCAATTCAGATGCTGCACAGCTTGCAGAGGCCCTTGTCCAGAATAACTGTAAGACCAAG GTTGTCGGTGTGCCTGTTTCACTGAATGGTGATCTTAAGAACCAATTTGTTGAAACAACCGTGGGATTTGATACAGTGTGCAAG GTTAACTCTCAGCTTGTGAGCAATGTTTGCCTTGATGCAATCTCAGCTGGAAAG TACTACTATTTTGTCCGTCTGATGGGTAGAAAAGCATCTCACGTGGCCTTTGAATGTGCACTTCAATCACACCCAAACATG CTTATCTTAGCGGAGGAGGTAGCACTATCAAAACTCACACTGATGGAAGTTATTAACAAGATATGTGATGGAGTACAAGCAAGGGCAGAATTAG GGAAATTCCATGGTGTGCTCCTTATTCCAGAAGGACTAATAGAAAGCATTCCAGAAATGTATGCTCTGCTTCAG GAAATCAATATCCTCCACAACAACAATGTTCCTGTGGCAGAGATGCCATCACAACTGTCTCCTTGGGCAGCTGCGCTGTTCCAGTTCTTGCCACCCTTCATCAGAAGAGAG CTGCTGCTCCATCAAGAATCAGACAACTCTGCCCAGCTGTCCCAG ATTGATACTGAGCAATTGTTGGCCCACTTAGTAGAAGCAGAAATGATAAAGAGAACA aAAGAAGGAAGATACAAGGGAAGGAAGTTCAGCTCTGTATGCCATTTCTTTGGATATCAGGCTCGAGGATCCGTCCCATCAAACTTTGACTGTGACTATGCTTAT GCTCTTGGCCGTATCTCCTTGCATATGATAGCAGCTGGCTTGACTGGGTACATGGCAACTGTGGCTAATCTGAAGGACCCTGTAGACAAGTGGCGGTGTGCTGCTGCTCCTCTAACT GCAATGATGAGTGTGAAGAGGCATTTGCGTGGTCCTGGGGCAATCCCGATAGGAAAGCCTGCCATTCATCCTTCTCCAATTGACCTGAAAGGGAAGGCTTATGA GTTGCTGCGAGAGAAAGCATCAAGTTTTCTCCTTGATGATTTCTACAGGACTCCAGGAGGCATTCAATATGAAGGCCCGGGTTGCAATGCAAAACCCATCACATTGACCATTGAGAACCAAGACTACATGGGCGACATTGAGATACTGAAAGACTGTCTCAGCAAG GTGAGGACGATGGTGAAGCCTGGATGCTCGCGGGAGGTTCTGAAGGCGGCGATAAGCTCGATGCTGTCGGTGACCGACGTGCTGACGGTGATGTCGCACCCGCTCAACGCCGAGCTGCCGCTCTACCATTTCAACTGA
- the AGPS2 gene encoding glucose-1-phosphate adenylyltransferase small subunit 2, chloroplastic/amyloplastic/cytosolic isoform 2 (isoform 2 is encoded by transcript variant 2), giving the protein MNVLASKIFPSRSNVASEQQQSKREKATIDDAKNSSKNKNLDRSVDESVLGIILGGGAGTRLYPLTKKRAKPAVPLGANYRLIDIPVSNCLNSNISKIYVLTQFNSASLNRHLSRAYGNNIGGYKNEGFVEVLAAQQSPDNPNWFQGTADAVRQYLWLFEEHNVMEFLILAGDHLYRMDYEKFIQAHRETDSDITVAALPMDEKRATAFGLMKIDEEGRIVEFAEKPKGEQLKAMMVDTTILGLDDVRAKEMPYIASMGIYVISKNVMLQLLREQFPGANDFGSEVIPGATNIGMRVQAYLYDGYWEDIGTIEAFYNANLGITKKPVPDFSFYDRSAPIYTQPRHLPPSKVLDADVTDSVIGEGCVIKNCKIHHSVVGLRSCISEGAIIEDSLLMGADYYETEADKKLLGEKGGIPIGIGKNCHIRRAIIDKNARIGDNVKIINVDNVQEAARETDGYFIKSGIVTVIKDALLPSGTVI; this is encoded by the exons ATGAATGTATTGGCATCTAAGATCTTCCCTTCCCGCTCCAATGTTGCCAGCGAGCAACAACAATCGAAGCGCGAGAAAGCAACTATTGATGACGCTAAGAACTCGTCCAAGAACAAAAATCTTGACCGCAGTGTCGATGAG AGTGTGCTTGGAATCATTCTTGGAGGTGGTGCAGGGACTAGATTGTATCCCCTCACCAAGAAGCGTGCCAAGCCTGCCGTGCCTCTGGGTGCCAACTACAGGCTTATTGATATCCCTGTCAGCAACTGTTTGAACAGCAACATATCCAAGATCTATGTGCTGACACAATTCAACTCTGCCTCTCTGAACCGTCACCTGTCAAGAGCCTATGGGAACAACATTGGCGGGTACAAGAATGAAGGGTTCGTTGAAGTCCTCGCTGCACAGCAGAGCCCAGATAATCCTAACTGGTTTCAG GGTACTGCAGATGCTGTAAGACAGTACTTATGGCTATTTGAGGAGCATAATGTTATGGAGTTTCTAATTCTGGCTGGAGATCACCTTTACCGCATGGACTATGAAAAGTTCATTCAGGCACACAGAGAAACAGATTCTGATATTACTGTTGCTGCCCTGCCAATGGATGAGAAACGTGCAACTGCATTCGGCCTCATGAAAATTGACGAGGAAGGGAGAATAGTTGAATTTGCAGAGAAACCAAAAGGAGAACAATTGAAAGCAATGATG GTTGACACTACCATACTTGGCCTTGACGACGTGAGGGCAAAAGAAATGCCTTATATTGCTAGCATGGGTATCTATGTGATTAGTAAAAATGTAATGCTTCAGCTCCTCCGTGAACAATTTCCTGGAGCTAATGACTTTGGAAGTGAAGTCATTCCAGGTGCAACAAACATCGGAATGAGG GTACAAGCTTACTTGTATGATGGTTACTGGGAAGACATTGGTACCATTGAGGCATTCTATAATGCAAATCTGGGAATAACGAAAAAGCCTGTACCAGATTTCAG TTTCTATGACCGGTCTGCTCCAATTTATACACAACCTCGACACTTGCCTCCTTCGAAGGTTCTTGATGCTGATGTGACAGACAGTGTCATTGGTGAAGGTTGTGTTATTAAA AACTGTAAGATACACCATTCAGTAGTTGGACTCCGGTCCTGCATTTCTGAAGGCGCAATAATAGAGGACTCATTACTCATGGGAGCTGACTACTACGAG ACTGAAGCAGACAAGAAACTCCTTGGTGAAAAAGGTGGCATTCCCATTGGTATTGGGAAGAATTGCCACATTAGAAGGGCAATCATCGACAAGAATGCTCGTATTGGAGATAATGTGAAG ATAATCAATGTTGACAATGTCCAAGAAGCTGCAAGAGAGACTGATGGATACTTTATCAAAAGTGGCATTGTTACCGTGATCAAGGATGCTTTGCTCCCTAGCGGAACAGTTATATGA
- the AGPS2 gene encoding glucose-1-phosphate adenylyltransferase small subunit 2, chloroplastic/amyloplastic/cytosolic isoform 1 (isoform 1 is encoded by transcript variant 1): MAMAAAMGVASPYHAAHAAASTSCDSLRLLVAEGRPRRPRGVASSSSSSSSAGRRRRPLVFSPRAVSDSKSSQTCLDPDASTSVLGIILGGGAGTRLYPLTKKRAKPAVPLGANYRLIDIPVSNCLNSNISKIYVLTQFNSASLNRHLSRAYGNNIGGYKNEGFVEVLAAQQSPDNPNWFQGTADAVRQYLWLFEEHNVMEFLILAGDHLYRMDYEKFIQAHRETDSDITVAALPMDEKRATAFGLMKIDEEGRIVEFAEKPKGEQLKAMMVDTTILGLDDVRAKEMPYIASMGIYVISKNVMLQLLREQFPGANDFGSEVIPGATNIGMRVQAYLYDGYWEDIGTIEAFYNANLGITKKPVPDFSFYDRSAPIYTQPRHLPPSKVLDADVTDSVIGEGCVIKNCKIHHSVVGLRSCISEGAIIEDSLLMGADYYETEADKKLLGEKGGIPIGIGKNCHIRRAIIDKNARIGDNVKIINVDNVQEAARETDGYFIKSGIVTVIKDALLPSGTVI; this comes from the exons ATGGCGATGGCGGCAGCCATGGGCGTGGCCTCCCCCTAccacgccgcccacgccgccgcatcCACATCGTGCGACTcgctccgcctcctcgtcgcggaaggccggccgcggcggccgcgaggggtggcctcctcctcctcctcctcctcttcggcggggaggcggaggcggccgctcGTCTTCTCCCCGCGCGCGGTGTCCGACTCCAAGAGCTCGCAGACCTGCCTCGACCCGGACGCCAGCACG AGTGTGCTTGGAATCATTCTTGGAGGTGGTGCAGGGACTAGATTGTATCCCCTCACCAAGAAGCGTGCCAAGCCTGCCGTGCCTCTGGGTGCCAACTACAGGCTTATTGATATCCCTGTCAGCAACTGTTTGAACAGCAACATATCCAAGATCTATGTGCTGACACAATTCAACTCTGCCTCTCTGAACCGTCACCTGTCAAGAGCCTATGGGAACAACATTGGCGGGTACAAGAATGAAGGGTTCGTTGAAGTCCTCGCTGCACAGCAGAGCCCAGATAATCCTAACTGGTTTCAG GGTACTGCAGATGCTGTAAGACAGTACTTATGGCTATTTGAGGAGCATAATGTTATGGAGTTTCTAATTCTGGCTGGAGATCACCTTTACCGCATGGACTATGAAAAGTTCATTCAGGCACACAGAGAAACAGATTCTGATATTACTGTTGCTGCCCTGCCAATGGATGAGAAACGTGCAACTGCATTCGGCCTCATGAAAATTGACGAGGAAGGGAGAATAGTTGAATTTGCAGAGAAACCAAAAGGAGAACAATTGAAAGCAATGATG GTTGACACTACCATACTTGGCCTTGACGACGTGAGGGCAAAAGAAATGCCTTATATTGCTAGCATGGGTATCTATGTGATTAGTAAAAATGTAATGCTTCAGCTCCTCCGTGAACAATTTCCTGGAGCTAATGACTTTGGAAGTGAAGTCATTCCAGGTGCAACAAACATCGGAATGAGG GTACAAGCTTACTTGTATGATGGTTACTGGGAAGACATTGGTACCATTGAGGCATTCTATAATGCAAATCTGGGAATAACGAAAAAGCCTGTACCAGATTTCAG TTTCTATGACCGGTCTGCTCCAATTTATACACAACCTCGACACTTGCCTCCTTCGAAGGTTCTTGATGCTGATGTGACAGACAGTGTCATTGGTGAAGGTTGTGTTATTAAA AACTGTAAGATACACCATTCAGTAGTTGGACTCCGGTCCTGCATTTCTGAAGGCGCAATAATAGAGGACTCATTACTCATGGGAGCTGACTACTACGAG ACTGAAGCAGACAAGAAACTCCTTGGTGAAAAAGGTGGCATTCCCATTGGTATTGGGAAGAATTGCCACATTAGAAGGGCAATCATCGACAAGAATGCTCGTATTGGAGATAATGTGAAG ATAATCAATGTTGACAATGTCCAAGAAGCTGCAAGAGAGACTGATGGATACTTTATCAAAAGTGGCATTGTTACCGTGATCAAGGATGCTTTGCTCCCTAGCGGAACAGTTATATGA